From a region of the Temnothorax longispinosus isolate EJ_2023e unplaced genomic scaffold, Tlon_JGU_v1 HiC_scaffold_328, whole genome shotgun sequence genome:
- the LOC139824324 gene encoding uncharacterized protein: MLTIMNGLSKKQDIMIAKMGLMEKNGIKHGHNVIDAAVIETMTKYFPINDENKTFAAVEEKLKMERKFFNNVVLYMKSKGGNTSHDLIYNILSNIITNSAASNYSFYGQKHKKIFSDLALCSCVYHGVKLQFPDVSEKNIKHSIKRWLDSSRTRLLRAKTQAQKRKIFQPIVPPDENVDDPNEV, from the exons atgttgactATAATGAATGGTTTATCAAAGAAGCAAGATATCATGATAGCAAAAATGGGTTTGATGGAAAAGAATGGTATTAAGCATGGACATAATGTAATTGATGCTGCTGTGATAGAAACaatgacaaaatatttccctatcaatgatgaaaataaaaccTTTGCTGCAgttgaagaaaaattgaagatggaacgaaaattttttaataacgtg gTATTATACATGAAAAGCAAAGGTGGTAATACGTCTCACGacttaatttacaatattttatccaACATAATAACAAATTCTGCAGCCTCGAACTACAGCTTTTATGGACAAaaacataagaaaattttttctgatCTTGCTTTATGCAGTTGCGTTTATC ATGGTGTAAAACTACAATTTCCTGATGTTagcgagaaaaatatcaaacataGCATTAAAAGATGGCTTGATAGTTCAAGGACAAGATTGCTTCGTGCTAAAAC GCAAgctcaaaaaagaaaaatatttcaaccgATAGTACCACCTGACGAAAATGTAGATGATCCAAATGAAGTTTAA